A window from Sinorhizobium fredii encodes these proteins:
- a CDS encoding IS256 family transposase, whose amino-acid sequence MTDNMMNLRALVEKSPDADLLREMIGFAAERLMELEVGAATGAGYGEKNPLRTAQRNGYRERDWETRAGTVELRIPKLRKGSYFPGFLEPRRMAEKALTAVIQEAYVQGISTRSVDDLVKAMGMSGISKSQVSRLCEEIDGKVKAFLERPIEGDWPYLWIDATYLKVRRGGRIVSVAVIIAVGVNSDGRREVLGMEVGTSEAEPIWTEFLRKLTRRGLRGVKLVVSDAHEGLKVAVTKVLNATWQRCRVHFMRNVLAHAGKSGRRVVSAFIATAFAQETPEAASAQWRAVADQIRPKVPKLAAIMDDAEEDVLAYMTFPKEHRAKLHSTNPIERLNGEIKRRTEVVGIFPNDDAIVRLVGAILLEQNDEWAVQRARYMTLETISQMSDDPLISLPAVAR is encoded by the coding sequence ATGACCGACAACATGATGAACCTGCGTGCGCTCGTGGAGAAGTCCCCCGACGCCGATCTTTTGCGCGAGATGATCGGCTTTGCCGCCGAGCGGCTGATGGAGCTGGAGGTGGGCGCTGCCACCGGTGCCGGCTATGGCGAGAAGAACCCGCTGCGGACGGCCCAGCGCAACGGCTACCGCGAGCGGGATTGGGAGACGCGCGCCGGAACCGTCGAGCTGCGCATTCCGAAGCTCAGGAAGGGCTCTTACTTTCCGGGCTTCCTGGAGCCGCGGCGCATGGCCGAGAAGGCGCTGACGGCGGTCATTCAAGAGGCCTATGTGCAGGGAATCTCGACCCGCTCGGTCGACGATCTGGTCAAGGCCATGGGTATGAGCGGCATCTCCAAGAGCCAGGTCAGCCGGCTGTGCGAGGAGATCGACGGCAAGGTCAAGGCCTTCCTCGAGCGGCCGATCGAGGGCGACTGGCCATATCTGTGGATCGATGCCACCTACCTGAAGGTCCGCCGCGGCGGCCGCATCGTCTCCGTTGCCGTGATCATCGCCGTTGGTGTCAACAGCGACGGTCGCCGCGAGGTGCTGGGCATGGAGGTCGGCACCTCCGAAGCCGAGCCGATCTGGACGGAGTTCCTACGCAAGCTGACCCGCCGTGGCCTCAGAGGCGTCAAGCTGGTTGTCTCCGACGCCCACGAAGGCCTGAAGGTCGCCGTCACTAAGGTGCTCAACGCAACCTGGCAGCGCTGCCGGGTCCACTTCATGCGCAACGTTCTTGCCCACGCCGGCAAGAGCGGTCGGCGTGTCGTCTCCGCCTTCATCGCCACCGCCTTCGCCCAGGAGACGCCGGAAGCCGCAAGCGCCCAATGGCGCGCCGTCGCCGACCAGATCCGGCCGAAGGTGCCCAAGCTCGCCGCCATCATGGATGATGCCGAAGAAGACGTTCTCGCCTACATGACCTTCCCGAAGGAGCACCGCGCCAAGCTGCACAGCACCAACCCGATCGAGCGCCTCAACGGCGAAATCAAGCGCAGGACCGAGGTCGTCGGCATCTTCCCCAATGATGACGCCATCGTCCGCCTCGTCGGCGCGATCCTGCTCGAGCAGAACGACGAATGGGCTGTCCAACGCGCCAGATACATGACGCTAGAAACCATCAGCCAGATGAGCGATGATCCGCTCATCAGCCTGCCAGCCGTGGCGCGCTGA
- a CDS encoding Thivi_2564 family membrane protein has translation MTIISSIIISILITGLAFLVLYLVQKLPIDSTMKQMAQVVVVVVGVVSLLSYLDVF, from the coding sequence ATGACCATAATAAGCAGCATCATCATAAGCATCCTGATCACAGGCCTTGCCTTCCTGGTGCTGTACCTCGTGCAAAAACTTCCGATTGATTCAACAATGAAGCAGATGGCTCAGGTCGTCGTTGTAGTCGTCGGCGTAGTTTCGTTGCTCAGCTATCTGGACGTCTTCTGA
- a CDS encoding DUF1488 domain-containing protein: MTLLFPNPSRSLYEKRNAVRFIGHDGMFEVRFFVEADALVISDAELGRSEISESKLLSAFDALRLSIYDVARTAYFSGRPDSYTLTAADFRKDGSRC; this comes from the coding sequence ATGACGCTTCTGTTTCCGAATCCGAGTCGCAGCCTTTATGAAAAGCGAAACGCCGTTCGATTCATCGGCCATGACGGTATGTTCGAGGTGCGGTTTTTCGTCGAGGCCGATGCGCTCGTGATATCGGATGCTGAATTGGGCAGGTCGGAAATCTCGGAATCGAAGCTCCTTTCTGCTTTTGATGCGTTGCGGCTGTCCATCTACGATGTCGCACGCACGGCCTATTTCAGTGGCCGCCCTGATTCCTACACGCTGACCGCCGCCGATTTCCGCAAGGATGGATCGAGATGCTGA
- the nhaA gene encoding Na+/H+ antiporter NhaA, translating into MNDSLARLPQEPADRLTKPFMQFLRIEATAGIVLLLSTLLALSLANTAWSTSFLALWEMPAGIRVGDIQISRSLKHWINDGLMTLFFFVIALELKRELVLGELRNPRMAALPVAAAFGGMAVPAGLFSLLVGGGPGASGWTTVMSTDTAFVIGCLAVLGSRIPGSLRLFLLSLAIFDDVGAILVVAIGYGEALNWAALGTAGLGLAVVAAIARLGIRSIPVYFAIGGGIWLAFDASGVHATLTGVVLGLMTPARSWVSDARLHAILDRVSAHPPGDHSSRDTAARSDLHRAGVATREALSPIERLEMALHPWVAFVIMPFFALSNAGVPIGDANFDIPLTIAIFAAFVVGKPAGIVLLSFLAVKLRLATRPDELPWSLLAAGSLLTGIGFTMALFIAELAFEPQLLNSVKLGVLGASVISATLGLLALTWLTSPGRR; encoded by the coding sequence ATGAACGACAGCCTCGCACGGCTTCCCCAGGAACCGGCAGATCGGCTTACCAAGCCGTTCATGCAATTCCTCCGCATCGAGGCTACGGCGGGCATTGTCCTCTTGCTCAGCACGCTCTTGGCGCTCAGCCTTGCGAACACCGCGTGGTCGACGTCATTTCTCGCCTTGTGGGAGATGCCTGCGGGCATCAGAGTTGGCGACATTCAGATCTCCCGTTCGCTGAAGCACTGGATCAACGACGGTCTGATGACGCTCTTTTTCTTCGTCATCGCCCTTGAGCTAAAGCGCGAGCTGGTGCTGGGGGAGTTACGCAACCCGCGTATGGCCGCTCTCCCAGTCGCCGCTGCTTTCGGCGGGATGGCGGTGCCGGCCGGTCTGTTCTCTCTGCTTGTCGGCGGCGGGCCGGGTGCGAGCGGCTGGACCACCGTGATGTCCACCGATACGGCCTTCGTCATCGGGTGCCTTGCCGTGCTCGGTTCGCGCATACCAGGGAGCTTGCGGCTCTTCCTGCTCTCTCTCGCGATCTTCGACGATGTCGGCGCCATCCTGGTCGTGGCGATCGGCTATGGCGAGGCCTTGAATTGGGCCGCACTTGGTACCGCCGGCCTCGGACTTGCCGTCGTCGCAGCTATCGCGCGTCTGGGCATCCGCAGCATTCCGGTCTATTTCGCAATAGGTGGTGGCATCTGGCTGGCATTCGACGCATCGGGCGTTCACGCGACGCTCACCGGAGTTGTTCTTGGATTGATGACGCCGGCGCGGAGTTGGGTGAGCGACGCCCGCCTCCATGCGATACTCGACCGGGTGAGCGCCCATCCGCCCGGCGATCATTCGAGCCGCGACACGGCGGCACGCAGCGACCTTCATCGGGCAGGCGTCGCGACGCGCGAAGCACTGTCGCCGATCGAGCGTCTCGAGATGGCTCTCCATCCCTGGGTCGCCTTCGTGATCATGCCGTTTTTTGCCCTCTCTAACGCGGGCGTTCCGATAGGAGACGCAAACTTCGACATTCCCCTCACGATCGCAATTTTCGCCGCCTTCGTGGTCGGCAAGCCCGCTGGCATTGTGCTCTTGAGTTTCCTCGCCGTGAAACTGCGCCTCGCGACTCGTCCAGACGAGCTACCCTGGAGCCTATTGGCAGCCGGTAGCCTGCTGACCGGGATCGGCTTCACCATGGCTCTGTTCATTGCCGAACTTGCTTTCGAGCCCCAGCTTCTGAACTCCGTCAAACTTGGTGTTCTCGGCGCTTCCGTCATCTCGGCAACCCTCGGTCTTCTGGCGTTGACCTGGCTGACGTCTCCTGGCAGGCGATAG
- a CDS encoding SLC13 family permease, producing the protein MTQAQGFAFAILIGLMVAFIWGRLRYDLIAVLALLAAVFTGIVPHKAAFSGFGDDIVIIVASALVVSAAIERSGVIEAFLHRVAPSVTSVQGQVVILVTTVSVLSVFIKNIGALAMMIPVAFQMARRSKASPSSFLMPMAFGSLLGGLTTLVGTSPNVVVSRMREELTGRPFNMFDFTPVGIGLAAAGVVFLAFGYRLLPGEREAVPSMEKALNIKDYMTEARITASSSVVGKSISHLSALLDDEVLVTGLIRNQVERMIPLPDIVLRQDDIVLLEGDPQALERAIRRTRLELEGHDRPTEAKGVDEEIAGIEVVIGPKSALIGQTAKRLALHDRFNINLLAVSRSSQRFTERLRDIALRPGDVLVLKGDLVLLPTKLVELGLLPLAEREIRLGNPRKGLVPVLVLAGAMVLTALGLLPVATAFFTAAVLTVLLGSLSLREAYEAIDWPILIMLGALVPVSESIRTTGGADLIAGGLAQLASTLSLYGALAMIMVVAMAATPFLNNAATVLVVAPIAVTLAQRLGYNPDAFLMAVAVGAACDFLTPVGHQCNTLVLGPGGYRFGDYWRLGLPLSFIVLVLGVPLILWFWPPV; encoded by the coding sequence ATGACACAGGCTCAGGGTTTCGCCTTCGCCATTCTGATCGGCCTAATGGTCGCTTTCATATGGGGACGGCTCCGTTACGACCTCATTGCGGTTCTCGCGTTGCTTGCCGCAGTTTTCACCGGCATCGTGCCGCATAAGGCAGCGTTCTCCGGCTTCGGGGATGACATTGTCATCATTGTTGCCAGCGCGCTCGTCGTCAGTGCCGCCATCGAGCGCAGTGGTGTCATAGAGGCGTTTCTCCATCGGGTGGCCCCGAGCGTCACCTCTGTACAGGGCCAGGTTGTTATTCTCGTGACGACCGTCTCGGTTCTGTCCGTCTTCATCAAGAACATCGGCGCGCTGGCGATGATGATCCCAGTCGCGTTCCAGATGGCGCGCCGGTCGAAAGCTTCCCCTTCGTCTTTTCTCATGCCGATGGCGTTCGGTTCCCTGCTTGGCGGGCTCACGACCCTCGTTGGGACATCACCGAATGTCGTCGTGTCCCGAATGCGCGAGGAGCTGACGGGCCGCCCCTTCAACATGTTCGATTTCACCCCTGTCGGCATAGGTCTCGCCGCGGCCGGAGTAGTCTTTCTGGCGTTTGGCTATCGGCTGCTCCCCGGGGAGCGTGAGGCGGTCCCGTCAATGGAGAAGGCGCTGAACATCAAGGACTACATGACCGAGGCTCGCATCACTGCCTCTTCCTCCGTCGTCGGCAAGTCGATCAGTCACCTGTCAGCCTTGTTGGACGACGAGGTCCTGGTCACAGGCCTTATTCGCAATCAGGTCGAACGTATGATTCCACTGCCGGATATTGTCCTTCGTCAGGACGATATCGTTCTGTTGGAAGGAGACCCTCAGGCGCTGGAGCGAGCCATCAGGCGCACGCGTCTGGAACTGGAGGGGCACGACCGTCCGACGGAAGCGAAGGGAGTAGATGAGGAGATTGCGGGAATTGAGGTGGTTATCGGCCCGAAATCGGCCTTGATCGGGCAAACCGCCAAGCGCTTGGCGCTGCATGATCGCTTCAACATCAATCTGCTCGCAGTGAGCCGAAGCAGCCAGCGCTTCACCGAGCGATTGCGCGACATCGCATTAAGACCAGGCGACGTTCTCGTTTTGAAGGGCGATCTCGTACTTCTCCCCACAAAACTGGTGGAACTCGGTCTTCTTCCCTTGGCCGAGCGTGAAATTCGCTTGGGAAATCCGCGAAAGGGCCTGGTTCCGGTGCTGGTGCTGGCTGGTGCCATGGTGCTAACCGCTCTGGGTCTGTTGCCTGTCGCAACGGCTTTCTTTACGGCTGCGGTCCTGACGGTACTTCTCGGGTCACTTTCGCTCCGGGAAGCTTACGAAGCCATCGACTGGCCGATCCTGATCATGCTCGGCGCTCTCGTTCCGGTCAGCGAGTCAATCCGGACGACCGGTGGTGCCGACCTAATCGCCGGCGGCCTCGCTCAACTTGCTAGCACTTTGTCCCTCTACGGCGCGCTTGCAATGATCATGGTGGTCGCAATGGCCGCAACGCCGTTTTTGAACAATGCAGCCACCGTTCTCGTCGTTGCCCCGATTGCTGTTACCCTTGCTCAGCGCCTTGGCTACAATCCGGACGCCTTTCTGATGGCAGTCGCGGTGGGTGCGGCCTGCGATTTTCTCACGCCTGTCGGACACCAGTGCAACACCTTGGTGCTGGGTCCGGGCGGTTATCGCTTCGGCGACTATTGGAGGTTGGGGCTGCCGCTCTCGTTCATTGTGCTCGTGCTGGGTGTGCCTTTGATCCTGTGGTTTTGGCCGCCAGTTTAG